A segment of the Mangrovimonas sp. YM274 genome:
TTGAGCTTACGGGCATGGTAAAAGTGATGAATTTGTCTGGATAGTCTTTGACGTATTCTGGAACATATTGAAACACGTATTCGCCATCGTCGGTTTCAGTTAATACACCTGCCAGAATCTCCTTGTAATATACGTTCCCCTGTCTCATTTATTCAGTTCTTTACTGTTAACAGGAGCCAATTCATGACCAAACATGGCTAGGACCAAATTCACTTTGTCCATGTTTAGATTGGTTTTGCCTTGTTCTATTTTTCGTATCACCGTTAAAGCCACGCCTGTACGGTCAGCAAATTCTTCCTGTGT
Coding sequences within it:
- a CDS encoding helix-turn-helix domain-containing protein, whose translation is MKRLSEFVKERRKEVNLTQEEFADRTGVALTVIRKIEQGKTNLNMDKVNLVLAMFGHELAPVNSKELNK